One segment of Leptotrichia sp. oral taxon 215 str. W9775 DNA contains the following:
- the rsfS gene encoding ribosome silencing factor encodes MKGKNDLELEKEVSSIVNIIEDKKGQDIKVYDMRGRSPFFDYSILCTGSSSRNIEAIASDIKKSLTNIRNVEGLEECNWVLIDGGDIIVSVFSKDAREYYQLDAFYSGVNGNQTEEEID; translated from the coding sequence ATGAAAGGGAAAAACGATTTGGAACTGGAAAAAGAAGTTTCTTCAATAGTTAATATTATTGAAGATAAAAAAGGACAGGATATTAAAGTGTATGACATGAGAGGAAGATCGCCATTTTTTGATTATTCCATATTATGTACAGGAAGTTCTTCAAGAAATATTGAAGCGATAGCGTCAGATATAAAGAAAAGTCTGACAAATATTAGAAATGTGGAAGGACTTGAAGAATGTAACTGGGTTCTGATAGATGGCGGAGACATTATTGTAAGTGTATTTAGTAAGGATGCAAGGGAATACTACCAGCTGGATGCATTTTATTCAGGAGTTAACGGAAACCAGACAGAAGAAGAGATAGATTAA
- a CDS encoding divergent PAP2 family protein has protein sequence MSSGILFGNRLLDVAAISCFAAQFYKVFSPLLKKEKIQWIRLFQTGGMPSSHASTVVSLATGVYILKGAASIEFAISMVFMGIVLYDATGIRRQAGKHAKALNTLVDNIEKREGIEIISEEFKEFLGHTPFEVFIGSILGIVLGFLFKGYILG, from the coding sequence ATGAGTAGTGGGATATTGTTTGGGAACAGGCTGCTGGATGTAGCTGCAATTTCCTGTTTTGCCGCACAGTTTTATAAAGTATTTTCACCTCTTCTAAAAAAGGAAAAAATACAGTGGATAAGACTGTTTCAGACTGGCGGAATGCCAAGTTCCCATGCATCAACGGTTGTTTCTCTTGCTACAGGAGTGTACATTCTTAAGGGAGCAGCTTCAATAGAATTTGCAATTTCAATGGTGTTCATGGGAATAGTTCTGTATGATGCCACTGGTATAAGAAGACAGGCTGGAAAACACGCAAAAGCTTTGAATACTCTTGTAGATAATATAGAAAAGAGGGAAGGTATAGAAATAATAAGTGAGGAATTCAAGGAATTTCTTGGTCATACACCTTTCGAAGTTTTTATAGGAAGTATTCTTGGAATAGTTTTAGGATTTTTATTTAAAGGGTACATTTTAGGATAA
- a CDS encoding C-GCAxxG-C-C family protein: protein MDKIDTTQYTKEELVAKIKKDAEELYDDGTFFCSEAVVTVINNYLGQPYQPEVVKMASGFPIGMGKAGCLCGSVSGGQMALGIVYGRTQGEAMQEKMFEMSKGLHDYTMKEYGSCCCRVMTRKWRGDDFKSPERKRHCVEITGKVAEWVAEQLINDNKILAKDSE, encoded by the coding sequence ATGGATAAAATTGATACAACTCAATACACAAAAGAAGAACTTGTTGCAAAAATTAAAAAGGATGCTGAAGAACTTTACGATGACGGAACTTTTTTCTGTAGTGAAGCAGTTGTTACAGTTATAAACAACTATCTTGGACAGCCATATCAACCTGAAGTTGTTAAAATGGCAAGTGGATTCCCTATAGGAATGGGAAAAGCAGGATGTCTTTGCGGATCTGTATCTGGAGGACAAATGGCATTAGGAATTGTTTACGGAAGAACTCAGGGAGAAGCAATGCAGGAAAAAATGTTTGAAATGTCAAAAGGTCTTCATGACTACACTATGAAAGAATATGGATCATGCTGCTGCCGTGTAATGACAAGAAAATGGAGAGGCGACGACTTTAAAAGTCCTGAAAGAAAACGTCATTGTGTTGAAATTACAGGAAAAGTTGCTGAATGGGTTGCTGAACAGCTTATAAATGATAACAAAATTTTAGCAAAGGATTCAGAATAG
- a CDS encoding DUF445 domain-containing protein encodes MKNLVIQFLIMVSVGTLIGWFTNYLAIKLLFRPYKEVNLLFFKIQGLIPKRRDEIAVNISEVIEKELISLDDIAEKFQNSEFNEEMIDELLDKIIGEKLQRSILEKNPLLKMLINDSMIEKIKKYFKNAILENKEEIISEIIKIAKDKIDFKEIMLSKMQNFSLEETEEIILRISKNELKHIEIIGGILGGVIAVFQFFIMLFVRQI; translated from the coding sequence TTGAAGAATCTTGTGATACAGTTTTTAATAATGGTATCTGTGGGAACGTTAATTGGATGGTTTACAAACTATTTAGCCATAAAGCTGTTATTTAGACCTTATAAGGAAGTGAACCTGCTGTTTTTCAAAATACAGGGACTTATACCAAAAAGAAGGGATGAAATCGCTGTAAATATATCGGAAGTTATTGAAAAGGAGCTCATATCCCTTGATGATATAGCCGAAAAGTTTCAGAACAGTGAATTTAATGAAGAAATGATTGATGAACTGCTTGATAAAATAATCGGGGAAAAACTGCAGAGAAGCATTTTAGAGAAAAATCCGCTGCTGAAAATGTTAATTAATGATTCGATGATAGAAAAAATAAAGAAGTATTTTAAAAATGCAATACTTGAAAACAAGGAAGAAATAATCTCGGAAATAATTAAAATTGCAAAAGATAAAATAGACTTCAAGGAAATAATGCTTTCAAAAATGCAGAATTTTTCACTTGAGGAAACAGAAGAGATAATATTGAGAATTTCTAAAAATGAATTAAAGCATATAGAAATAATAGGCGGAATATTAGGTGGAGTTATTGCAGTGTTCCAGTTTTTTATAATGCTGTTTGTAAGACAAATATAA
- a CDS encoding YhbY family RNA-binding protein has translation MNLSSKERAFLKKLAHDLEPVVRIGKGGIDDDVIESIANVVKKRELIKVKILQNSSVELERELGNEIAAKTDSVYVDSIGKVLIFFKADNKKGKITKEFNDFKRKGKKVENE, from the coding sequence ATGAATCTTTCGAGTAAAGAAAGAGCTTTTCTGAAAAAATTGGCACATGATCTTGAGCCTGTTGTGAGAATAGGAAAGGGCGGTATAGATGACGATGTTATTGAAAGTATCGCAAATGTGGTAAAAAAAAGGGAACTGATAAAAGTGAAAATATTGCAGAATTCCTCAGTGGAACTGGAAAGGGAACTAGGAAATGAAATAGCTGCAAAAACAGATTCAGTATATGTGGACAGTATTGGGAAAGTCCTGATATTCTTCAAGGCTGATAATAAAAAAGGAAAAATAACAAAGGAATTTAATGACTTTAAAAGGAAAGGGAAGAAAGTAGAAAATGAGTAG
- a CDS encoding TlyA family RNA methyltransferase — protein MKKRLDLILVERGLFDTREKAKREIMAGNVIVNEQAVTKAGTNFKDTDELSIRIKDRLKYVSRGGLKLEKAIKIWNLDFKDKIILDIGASTGGFTDCALQNGAKRVYGVDVGTNQLDWRLKNDERVVSIEETHIKDLTPEDVENSKVDFIVIDVSFISLTKVIPYLEKFLNENGQVVMLIKPQFEVGREKIGKNGVVIDENYHDEAIKKIIAFSEKSGYELVGVEDSPIKGTKGNKEFLILINFNKQNK, from the coding sequence ATGAAAAAAAGACTTGATTTAATTCTTGTGGAGCGAGGACTGTTTGATACGAGGGAGAAGGCTAAAAGGGAAATTATGGCTGGAAATGTAATTGTAAACGAACAGGCAGTAACAAAAGCAGGAACGAATTTTAAAGACACTGATGAACTGTCAATAAGAATAAAAGATAGATTGAAATATGTGAGCCGAGGTGGATTAAAGCTGGAAAAGGCAATAAAAATATGGAATCTTGATTTTAAGGATAAAATAATACTGGATATAGGGGCATCTACAGGAGGTTTTACAGACTGTGCATTGCAGAATGGAGCCAAGAGAGTTTATGGTGTGGATGTTGGAACAAATCAGCTTGACTGGAGGCTGAAAAACGATGAAAGAGTAGTTTCCATAGAAGAAACTCATATAAAGGATCTGACGCCTGAAGATGTGGAAAACAGTAAGGTTGATTTTATAGTTATTGATGTTTCATTTATTTCGCTGACAAAAGTTATTCCTTATCTTGAAAAGTTCCTTAATGAAAATGGGCAGGTTGTAATGCTCATAAAACCCCAGTTTGAAGTTGGAAGGGAAAAGATTGGGAAAAATGGTGTAGTCATTGACGAAAACTACCATGATGAAGCAATAAAAAAAATAATTGCATTTTCAGAGAAAAGTGGCTATGAACTGGTGGGAGTGGAGGATTCTCCCATAAAAGGAACTAAAGGGAACAAGGAATTTCTGATACTGATTAATTTTAATAAGCAAAATAAATAG
- a CDS encoding 16S rRNA (uracil(1498)-N(3))-methyltransferase — translation MLTVIADKKNINGNEILINDRGDCNHIQNVYRLNVGDRLRVIDGEYEYATEITGMGKKEIKLKIIEKKTDNYSLNINIDVALGILKNDKMNLAIQKLTEIGINKIIPLKTERVVVKINEKKEKWETVVRESLKQCKGVKFTEIDEVTGLQSINYELYDKIIYAYENSCESEILFNLIDNKDKNILYIVGPEGGITEEEVMFLKSKGGIEISLGKRILRAETAAIVIGGILANVYK, via the coding sequence TTGTTGACAGTCATAGCAGATAAGAAGAATATTAATGGAAATGAAATTCTGATAAATGACAGGGGAGACTGTAACCACATACAGAATGTCTATCGTTTAAATGTGGGGGACAGATTAAGGGTTATTGATGGTGAATATGAATATGCCACTGAAATTACCGGCATGGGCAAAAAAGAAATAAAACTAAAAATAATAGAGAAAAAAACTGATAATTATTCGCTGAATATTAATATAGATGTTGCACTCGGAATATTGAAAAATGACAAGATGAATCTAGCAATTCAGAAACTTACAGAAATTGGAATAAATAAAATAATACCTTTAAAAACTGAGAGGGTTGTTGTAAAGATTAATGAAAAAAAGGAAAAATGGGAAACAGTGGTAAGAGAATCCCTTAAGCAGTGTAAAGGTGTAAAGTTTACAGAGATTGATGAAGTGACAGGGCTACAAAGCATAAACTATGAATTATATGATAAAATTATATATGCTTACGAGAATAGCTGTGAATCGGAAATTTTATTTAATTTAATTGATAATAAGGATAAAAATATTTTATATATTGTTGGGCCTGAAGGAGGCATAACTGAAGAGGAGGTTATGTTTCTGAAAAGTAAGGGCGGAATTGAAATAAGTCTTGGAAAGAGAATATTGAGGGCAGAAACGGCGGCAATTGTCATAGGAGGTATACTGGCAAATGTCTATAAGTAA
- the ruvB gene encoding Holliday junction branch migration DNA helicase RuvB — MDDERILAPKELSEDNIQKSLRPKTFNEYIGQEDLKEKMNIFIKAAKMRNEAMDHILLYGPPGLGKTTLAGVIATEMGVNLKVTTGPVLEKAGDLAAILTSLEENDILFIDEIHRLNTSVEEILYPAMEDGELDILIGKGPAARSIRIELPKFTLIGATTRAGQLSTPLRDRFGVTHRMEYYKLEELKEIIRRGTSILNVKYDEDGIEEIARRSRGTPRIANRLLKRARDYALVTGNGVLNKESVNGILKLLGVDENGLDELDRNILKSIITVYNGGPVGIETLSLLLGEDKRTIEEVYEPYLVKIGFIKRTQRGRIVTEHGYRHLGLEKALSGKEDVENDYENRLF; from the coding sequence ATGGATGATGAAAGAATATTGGCACCAAAGGAACTCAGTGAAGACAATATTCAAAAGTCTTTACGTCCAAAAACTTTTAATGAGTATATAGGACAGGAAGATTTAAAGGAAAAAATGAATATTTTTATAAAAGCTGCAAAAATGAGAAATGAGGCAATGGATCATATACTTCTTTATGGACCGCCGGGGCTTGGAAAAACCACCCTTGCAGGAGTTATTGCAACAGAAATGGGAGTGAATCTTAAAGTCACTACCGGACCTGTTCTGGAAAAGGCTGGAGATTTAGCGGCAATTTTGACATCTCTTGAAGAAAACGATATCCTGTTTATAGATGAAATTCATAGGCTTAATACGTCGGTGGAGGAAATACTTTATCCTGCTATGGAAGACGGGGAACTGGATATTCTTATTGGGAAAGGTCCGGCCGCAAGAAGTATAAGAATTGAACTTCCAAAGTTTACTCTGATTGGAGCAACAACAAGGGCAGGACAGCTGAGTACTCCACTGAGGGACAGATTTGGGGTAACTCATCGTATGGAATACTACAAGCTGGAAGAACTGAAGGAAATTATAAGAAGAGGAACGAGCATACTTAATGTAAAGTACGATGAAGACGGAATAGAGGAAATTGCAAGAAGAAGCAGGGGAACCCCCAGAATAGCCAATAGGCTTTTAAAAAGAGCAAGGGATTATGCCCTTGTTACAGGAAACGGAGTTCTTAATAAGGAAAGCGTAAATGGAATACTGAAACTGCTTGGAGTGGATGAAAATGGACTTGATGAACTTGACAGGAATATACTGAAATCAATCATAACCGTGTATAACGGCGGACCTGTGGGAATTGAGACATTGTCACTGCTTCTGGGTGAGGACAAGAGAACAATAGAAGAAGTTTATGAACCTTATCTTGTGAAAATAGGCTTCATTAAAAGAACTCAGAGGGGAAGAATTGTTACAGAACATGGATACAGACATCTTGGGCTTGAAAAGGCGTTGTCAGGTAAGGAAGATGTTGAAAATGATTATGAAAATAGATTATTTTAA
- a CDS encoding ribonuclease J, translating into MSEKVGKKGNEKADYPFKRNFSKNANITRIKSNVQNTAFYSDDEYLNETAGSKFIPEKIDPANVKNENRKKEEKMYVIPLGGIEEIGKNMTAFQYKDEIIIVDAGLTFPEDEHLGIDVIIPDFSYLESNRDKVKALLLTHGHEDHIGAIPYLYQKLGSEDIPMYGGRLTLELAKAKFEKRDTKLPKEKIIKGRSILKISKYFTVEFISVTHSIADCYAICIKTPAGTILHTGDFKVDLTPVDGEGFDFGRLAQLGEEGVDLLLSDSTNAQIPGFTPSERTVGESLKDEFSKAQGRIILAAFASHVHRLQQIIYIAENYGRKIAIDGRSMVKIFEICSNLGYLKIPKGIMVEIDKVETLPANQVLILCTGTQGEPLAALSRIANGSHKYISLREGDTVVISATPIPGNEKAAYKNINQLMKRHANVVFEKGVGIHVSGHGCQEEQKLMLNLIKPKFFMPVHGEYVMLKKHKELAEAVGIPSENIILAENGMKLELTKSNFKAVGKVPSGVTLIDGFGIGDIGNAVLKDRQNLADDGIVIISISQYKTGKFSKQIELVTRGFVYNKDAESLLTETKELIRLELENMETQDVKEIGKIKQRLKLKIGEFLNKKTDREPIILPIIMEV; encoded by the coding sequence ATGTCGGAAAAAGTCGGGAAAAAAGGAAATGAAAAAGCAGATTATCCTTTTAAAAGAAATTTTTCTAAAAATGCTAATATAACCAGAATAAAATCTAATGTTCAGAATACTGCATTTTACAGTGATGATGAATATTTGAATGAAACGGCAGGTTCGAAATTTATACCTGAAAAAATAGATCCTGCCAATGTAAAAAATGAAAATAGAAAGAAAGAGGAAAAAATGTATGTTATTCCTCTTGGGGGAATTGAAGAAATTGGAAAGAATATGACTGCATTTCAGTACAAAGATGAAATTATAATTGTAGATGCAGGACTTACATTTCCTGAAGACGAGCATTTGGGAATAGATGTCATAATTCCTGATTTTTCATATCTGGAAAGCAACAGGGACAAAGTAAAGGCATTACTTTTAACACATGGTCACGAGGATCATATAGGGGCAATACCTTACTTATATCAGAAATTGGGATCAGAAGATATTCCAATGTATGGAGGAAGGCTGACACTGGAACTTGCAAAGGCAAAATTTGAGAAGAGGGATACAAAACTCCCTAAAGAAAAAATTATAAAGGGAAGAAGCATACTTAAAATTTCAAAATATTTCACAGTGGAATTTATAAGTGTTACCCACAGTATAGCTGACTGTTATGCAATATGCATAAAAACACCTGCAGGAACAATTCTTCATACGGGAGATTTCAAGGTGGATTTAACACCTGTTGATGGTGAAGGATTTGATTTTGGAAGACTTGCACAGCTTGGAGAAGAAGGGGTAGACCTTTTACTTTCAGACAGTACGAATGCACAGATACCAGGATTTACACCTTCAGAAAGAACAGTTGGGGAAAGTCTGAAGGATGAATTTTCTAAAGCTCAGGGAAGAATAATACTGGCTGCATTCGCTTCACATGTACATAGATTGCAGCAGATAATTTATATAGCTGAAAATTATGGAAGAAAAATAGCCATAGATGGAAGAAGTATGGTTAAAATATTTGAAATATGTTCAAATCTTGGATATTTAAAAATTCCAAAAGGAATAATGGTGGAAATAGATAAGGTTGAAACATTGCCGGCAAATCAGGTGCTAATATTATGTACAGGAACGCAGGGGGAACCTCTGGCCGCACTGTCTAGAATAGCGAATGGAAGTCATAAGTATATTTCATTGAGGGAAGGGGATACAGTAGTAATTTCAGCAACTCCTATTCCTGGAAATGAAAAGGCTGCCTATAAGAATATAAATCAGCTTATGAAAAGACATGCAAATGTTGTTTTTGAAAAGGGAGTTGGAATACACGTTTCAGGTCATGGCTGCCAGGAAGAACAGAAACTGATGCTGAATCTTATAAAGCCTAAATTTTTCATGCCAGTGCATGGGGAATATGTAATGCTTAAAAAACATAAGGAACTGGCAGAAGCTGTAGGAATTCCTTCAGAAAATATAATACTGGCTGAAAATGGTATGAAGCTGGAACTTACAAAATCAAATTTCAAAGCTGTAGGAAAAGTTCCAAGCGGAGTGACACTGATAGATGGATTTGGAATAGGGGATATTGGAAATGCAGTATTGAAGGACAGACAGAACCTTGCTGATGACGGTATCGTAATAATTTCAATTTCACAGTATAAGACAGGTAAGTTTAGTAAACAGATAGAGCTTGTAACTAGAGGATTTGTGTATAATAAAGATGCAGAAAGCCTGCTGACAGAAACAAAAGAGCTTATAAGACTTGAACTGGAAAATATGGAAACACAGGATGTAAAGGAAATTGGGAAAATAAAACAGAGATTAAAATTGAAAATAGGAGAATTCCTGAATAAGAAAACTGACAGGGAACCAATAATTCTACCTATAATAATGGAGGTTTAA
- the mrdA gene encoding penicillin-binding protein 2 has translation MRELDKEGRSPRYIAFISLVTLVFLIFIGRLFAIQILEASKYEERALQNRIRTNIIKATRGEIYDRNGKLLAKNITGYMLVHYATKQIDSTDTKILREIQSFNMDQIRERLSKEKKSRQEKLLETIIDIKKISELTGYTTDYIITRFFKQPRIGTDKSILVIEDLDKNIALKAIEKIDNNRIDIVEYNKRFYPEDSIASHVIGNVKPIDEKEYEKLKEEGYQNTDLIGKKGVEKQYDKEMKGQDGVENVEVDAKGNTIRRLENTDSIAGKSIYLSIDLELQKYMTKAFEGESGAFIAMEAKTGKIITFVSYPEISLNLLSSRIPDAQWNELVNSKSKPLVNKGIAGLYPPGSTYKAVTGVAILESGISPYESVVSTGQYRYKGLVFRDSSKSGHGVTNFNKSIEQSVNTYYYVFSQKAGLDNVIKYSKEFGIGEKTGIDIPGELPGTLPTPEWKKKRFKNSKNPGDRTWLPGDLINMSIGQGYVLTTPLQIASVYQIIANNGVMMKPTVVDKFMLYDGKMEINKPQVVRKVNISEKTLKLMQNALRLPVAGAGGTAKILRFNDFPVSAKTGTAQNTGFKDHHSWIAGYFPSNNPEIVFVSIVEGGGYGGTASGNMARIFIEKYRELDRARKNAAAAEEAKKQQQNNQNNQNSQNNQNGQNNVAVQNNGQRKRRGNKR, from the coding sequence ATGAGAGAACTGGATAAGGAGGGAAGAAGCCCTAGATACATTGCTTTCATCTCTCTGGTAACACTTGTTTTTTTAATTTTTATAGGAAGATTGTTCGCGATACAGATACTGGAAGCTTCAAAATACGAAGAAAGAGCATTGCAGAACAGAATAAGGACTAATATTATAAAAGCAACAAGAGGGGAAATATATGACAGGAATGGAAAACTTCTCGCAAAAAATATTACAGGATATATGCTGGTTCATTATGCTACAAAACAGATAGACTCTACAGATACAAAAATTCTGAGGGAAATACAGAGTTTTAATATGGATCAGATAAGAGAGAGACTGTCAAAAGAGAAAAAATCCAGACAGGAAAAACTTCTGGAAACAATAATAGACATAAAAAAAATAAGTGAACTTACAGGGTATACAACAGATTACATTATTACAAGGTTTTTTAAACAGCCACGTATAGGAACTGATAAATCAATACTTGTTATAGAAGATTTAGATAAGAATATAGCTTTAAAAGCTATAGAAAAAATCGATAATAATAGGATAGATATAGTAGAATATAATAAAAGATTTTATCCTGAAGACAGTATTGCTTCACATGTAATAGGAAATGTAAAACCTATTGATGAGAAGGAATATGAAAAACTAAAAGAAGAAGGGTATCAGAATACAGATCTTATAGGGAAAAAAGGTGTCGAAAAGCAATATGATAAAGAAATGAAAGGTCAGGATGGAGTTGAAAATGTTGAAGTTGATGCTAAAGGTAATACAATAAGACGTTTAGAAAATACTGATAGTATAGCTGGTAAGAGTATATATTTATCAATTGATTTAGAATTGCAAAAATATATGACAAAGGCTTTTGAAGGGGAAAGTGGAGCATTTATTGCAATGGAAGCAAAAACGGGGAAAATAATAACTTTTGTAAGTTATCCTGAAATAAGCCTTAATCTGTTAAGTTCAAGAATTCCTGATGCACAATGGAATGAACTGGTGAATTCAAAATCAAAACCACTTGTAAATAAGGGAATTGCTGGATTATATCCTCCTGGATCAACTTACAAGGCTGTAACAGGAGTGGCTATCCTTGAATCAGGAATTTCTCCATATGAAAGTGTAGTATCAACAGGACAGTACAGATATAAAGGACTCGTATTCAGAGATTCCAGTAAATCAGGACATGGAGTCACTAATTTTAATAAATCAATAGAACAATCAGTAAATACTTATTATTATGTATTTTCACAAAAGGCAGGATTAGATAATGTCATAAAATATTCTAAGGAATTTGGAATAGGTGAAAAAACAGGAATAGATATTCCTGGAGAATTACCTGGAACATTACCTACACCTGAATGGAAAAAGAAAAGATTTAAAAATTCAAAGAATCCTGGTGACAGAACATGGCTTCCGGGAGATCTTATAAATATGTCCATCGGTCAGGGATATGTGCTTACAACACCTTTACAGATTGCATCTGTCTACCAGATTATAGCTAATAACGGTGTAATGATGAAACCTACAGTTGTGGATAAGTTTATGCTGTATGACGGTAAAATGGAAATTAATAAACCGCAGGTAGTAAGAAAAGTAAATATAAGTGAAAAGACTCTTAAATTGATGCAGAATGCATTGAGATTGCCTGTTGCGGGAGCAGGGGGAACTGCCAAAATTTTAAGATTTAATGATTTTCCTGTATCAGCAAAAACAGGTACAGCACAGAATACAGGATTTAAGGACCACCACTCATGGATTGCGGGATATTTTCCATCAAATAATCCTGAAATTGTTTTTGTGTCAATTGTAGAAGGTGGAGGTTATGGAGGAACGGCATCAGGAAATATGGCAAGAATCTTTATTGAAAAATACAGGGAACTTGACAGGGCAAGAAAAAATGCCGCAGCTGCTGAAGAAGCAAAAAAACAGCAGCAGAATAACCAAAATAACCAGAATTCACAGAATAATCAGAATGGACAAAATAACGTAGCTGTTCAAAATAATGGTCAGAGAAAAAGAAGAGGAAATAAAAGATAA
- the mtaB gene encoding tRNA (N(6)-L-threonylcarbamoyladenosine(37)-C(2))-methylthiotransferase MtaB, translating to MSISNKDMERVTEDKKQKEKTVAFYTLGCKVNQYETEIIKKDFLDNDYREVDFEEKADVYVVNTCTVTNVADRKNRKMLRRAKNNNPDSVVVATGCYAQTNLDDLKEMKEIDFIIGNSKKENVFSIVDKNVSHYQVDNIFDEKEYSSKKYTVLREKARAFVKIQDGCTKFCSYCKIPYARGLSRSRAVESVLEEITYLGEQGYKEVVLTGINMSEYGLDLEPKTDFDNVLEKILEIDTIERVRVSSAYPDTITDKFLHMLKNNPKLMPHLHVSIQTMDDKILHLMRREYEAKFVVDILQKVQKEVPEISLTADVIVGFPQEEEENFSNTMKNLELIGFSDLHVFPYSDREKTTAAKLDGKVESQVKKMRVKMVEELNKRKYAEFRENMIGSSQKIYIEEITEDIAYGYTENYIKVFMKLKNENENNLDVKVSDMVDVIITGFDGTLLEGNIIKIWD from the coding sequence ATGTCTATAAGTAACAAAGATATGGAAAGAGTAACAGAAGATAAAAAGCAGAAGGAAAAAACGGTGGCATTTTACACGTTGGGATGTAAAGTGAACCAGTATGAAACAGAAATTATAAAGAAGGATTTTCTTGATAATGACTACAGGGAAGTAGACTTTGAAGAAAAAGCAGATGTATATGTTGTAAATACATGTACAGTTACAAATGTCGCTGACAGGAAGAACAGGAAAATGCTGCGGCGTGCAAAAAATAACAATCCTGATTCAGTTGTAGTAGCTACAGGCTGTTATGCACAGACGAATCTTGATGACCTGAAGGAAATGAAGGAAATAGACTTCATTATAGGAAATTCAAAAAAGGAAAATGTGTTCAGCATAGTTGACAAGAATGTTTCACATTATCAGGTAGACAACATATTTGATGAGAAGGAGTACAGTTCTAAAAAATATACAGTATTGAGGGAGAAGGCAAGAGCGTTTGTAAAAATACAGGACGGATGTACAAAATTCTGTTCCTACTGTAAAATACCCTATGCAAGGGGACTGAGCAGATCAAGAGCTGTTGAAAGTGTTCTTGAAGAAATAACTTATCTTGGTGAGCAGGGGTATAAGGAAGTTGTCCTGACAGGTATAAATATGAGTGAATATGGGCTTGATCTGGAACCAAAAACTGATTTTGATAATGTACTTGAAAAAATACTGGAAATAGATACTATTGAAAGAGTGAGAGTAAGTTCGGCTTATCCAGATACAATAACGGATAAATTTTTGCATATGCTTAAAAATAATCCGAAGCTGATGCCCCATCTGCATGTATCGATTCAGACAATGGATGATAAAATACTACATCTTATGAGAAGGGAATATGAAGCAAAGTTTGTAGTGGATATACTTCAGAAGGTTCAGAAGGAAGTTCCTGAAATTTCCCTGACAGCTGATGTTATAGTTGGATTTCCTCAGGAAGAGGAGGAAAATTTCAGTAATACTATGAAAAATCTTGAACTGATAGGATTTTCAGATTTACACGTATTTCCTTATTCTGACAGGGAAAAAACCACAGCTGCAAAGCTTGATGGGAAAGTTGAGTCGCAGGTAAAAAAAATGCGTGTGAAAATGGTGGAAGAGCTGAATAAAAGAAAATATGCAGAATTTAGAGAAAATATGATTGGAAGCAGCCAGAAAATTTACATAGAAGAAATCACAGAAGATATAGCTTATGGATATACTGAAAATTATATAAAGGTATTTATGAAACTGAAAAATGAAAATGAAAATAATCTCGATGTTAAGGTATCAGATATGGTTGATGTAATTATAACAGGATTTGATGGTACTTTACTTGAGGGAAATATAATAAAAATATGGGATTGA